From Pan troglodytes isolate AG18354 chromosome 11, NHGRI_mPanTro3-v2.0_pri, whole genome shotgun sequence, the proteins below share one genomic window:
- the ORM1 gene encoding alpha-1-acid glycoprotein 1, producing MALSWVLTVLSLLPLLEAQIPLCANLVPVPITNATLDRITGKWFYIASAFRNEEYNKSVQEIQATFFYFTPNKTEDTIFLREYQTRQDQCFYNTTYLNVQRENGTVSRYVGGQEHFAHLLILRDTKTYMLAFDVNDEKNWGLSVYADKPETTKEQLGEFYEALDCLRIPRSEVMYTDWKKDKCEPLEKQHEKERKQEEGES from the exons ATGGCGCTGTCCTGGGTTCTTACAGTCCTGAGCCTCCTACCTCTGCTGGAAGCCCAGATCCCATTGTGTGCCAACCTAGTACCGGTGCCCATCACCAACGCCACCCTGGACCGG ATCACTGGCAAGTGGTTTTATATCGCATCAGCCTTTCGAAACGAGGAGTACAATAAGTCAGTTCAGGAGATCCAAGCAACCTTCTTTTACTTTACCCCCAACAAGACAGAGGACACGATCTTTCTCAGAGAGTACCAGACCCG ACAGGACCAGTGCTTCTATAACACCACCTACCTGAATGTCCAGCGGGAAAATGGGACCGTCTCCAGATATG tgGGAGGCCAAGAGCATTTCGCTCACTTGCTGATCCTCAGGGACACCAAGACCTACATGCTTGCTTTTGATGTGAACGATGAGAAGAACTGGGGGCTGTCTGTCTATG CTGACAAGCCAGAGACGACCAAGGAGCAACTGGGAGAGTTCTACGAAGCTCTCGACTGCTTGCGCATTCCCAGGTCAGAAGTCATGTACACCGATTGGAAAAAG gataagtgtgagccactggagAAGCAGCACGAGAAGGAGAGGAAACAGGAGGAGGGGGAATCCTAG